From Xylanibacter oryzae DSM 17970, a single genomic window includes:
- a CDS encoding M56 family metallopeptidase: protein MNDILIYSLKSALVLTMLYVPYMLMLRKESFFRMNRMMLLSILFFSLVLPACNFSALAIGSEPVAEATRQIYVQFDEGQVVSNSSTQMAAQSPLVFFDWSMLLHGLLILGMAVMALVRLLQMVRMQTMVKRGSLWSKEKDGCTIYCHAGDVSPFSWMKSIVINDEDYKENGHQIILHEQGHILCHHSLDILLLTFVQTLQWWNPLVYILGNSLRDVHEYEADNHVLTAGINIQEYQILLIRKALGTGTYVFANNFKHSLIKNRITMMMKKNTSKWAYGKTLYLIPLVALALCVFASPKTEVNNDPQKPLKIKVKQVKTRTINTVEIIPEIKDGKVYTDAEFQAMMDKKYAECKKSFSPKYIGNKINLVDKDEKYSTTYEKKNGKWVKVSKEPLTHHSYRTHYKTINGKLVEASKEPLSPQLKKKYLHSK, encoded by the coding sequence ATGAATGATATACTCATCTATTCACTGAAGTCGGCCTTGGTATTGACAATGCTCTATGTGCCTTACATGCTGATGCTCCGCAAGGAAAGCTTCTTCCGCATGAACCGCATGATGTTGCTCAGTATCCTCTTTTTCTCGCTCGTTCTGCCAGCATGCAACTTCTCTGCATTGGCAATCGGCAGTGAACCTGTAGCTGAAGCAACAAGGCAGATATATGTGCAATTCGACGAAGGGCAAGTAGTATCTAATAGTTCTACTCAGATGGCTGCTCAGAGCCCATTAGTATTCTTCGACTGGAGCATGTTGCTGCACGGTCTCTTGATTCTTGGAATGGCTGTAATGGCGCTTGTACGCTTGCTGCAGATGGTGCGCATGCAAACCATGGTGAAGCGGGGCAGTCTGTGGAGTAAGGAGAAAGATGGTTGCACCATTTACTGTCATGCAGGTGATGTCTCGCCTTTCAGTTGGATGAAGAGTATTGTGATCAATGACGAGGACTACAAGGAGAATGGTCATCAGATCATCCTTCATGAGCAGGGACATATCCTCTGCCATCATTCGCTCGACATCCTATTGCTCACCTTTGTGCAGACGTTGCAATGGTGGAATCCCTTGGTCTACATCCTCGGCAATAGCCTTCGCGATGTACATGAATATGAGGCTGATAACCATGTGCTCACCGCAGGGATTAATATACAGGAATATCAGATATTATTAATCCGTAAAGCTTTGGGGACAGGAACCTACGTCTTTGCGAATAATTTCAAACATAGTTTAATTAAAAATAGAATTACCATGATGATGAAGAAAAATACAAGCAAGTGGGCCTATGGCAAGACATTATATCTCATCCCACTCGTAGCGCTCGCACTTTGTGTTTTTGCAAGTCCTAAGACTGAAGTGAACAATGATCCTCAGAAACCTCTTAAGATCAAAGTAAAGCAAGTTAAGACAAGAACAATCAATACTGTTGAAATTATTCCTGAGATTAAAGATGGAAAGGTGTATACAGACGCTGAGTTCCAGGCTATGATGGATAAAAAGTATGCCGAATGCAAGAAGTCGTTTAGCCCTAAGTATATAGGCAACAAGATAAATCTTGTAGACAAGGATGAGAAATACAGCACTACCTATGAAAAGAAAAATGGCAAGTGGGTGAAAGTATCCAAAGAGCCACTTACACATCACTCATACCGCACTCACTACAAAACGATTAATGGCAAGCTGGTAGAAGCATCCAAAGAGCCACTCTCACCTCAATTAAAAAAGAAATATCTTCACTCAAAATAG
- the dnaK gene encoding molecular chaperone DnaK — protein MGKIIGIDLGTTNSCVAVFEGNEPVVIANSEGKRTTPSVIGFVEGGERKVGDPAKRQAITNPKNTVYSIKRFMGESWDQTQKEVKRVPFSVVNEGGYPRVDIDGRKYTPQEISAMVLQKMKKTAEDYLGQEVTDAVITVPAYFSDSQRQATKEAGQIAGLNVRRIVNEPTAAALAYGVDKANKEMKIAVFDLGGGTFDISILEFGGGVFEVLSTNGDTHLGGDDFDQVIIDWLVQEFKNDEGADLSKDPMAMQRLKEAAEKAKIELSSSTSTEINLPYIMPVGGVPKHLVKTLTRAKFEQLAHDLIQACLAPCQKAISDAKLTTADIDEVILVGGSSRIPAVQTLVKNYFGKEPSKGVNPDEVVAVGASIQGAILNKEGGVGDIVLLDVTPLTLGIETMGGVMTKLIDSNSTIPCKKSEVFSTAADNQTEVTIHVLQGERPMASQNKSIGQFNLTGIAPARRGIPQIEVTFDIDANGILKVSAKDKATGKEQAIRIEASSGLSKEEIDRMKAEADQNADNDKKEREKVDKMNQADSMIFQTENQLKEIGDKIPADKKPAIEQALQQLKDAHKSGDVTAIDTATAALNAAWQEASAQMYQGGAQGAQQGPGAGAQGDPNAGAGQAQGNDSAKSDDNIQDADFEEVK, from the coding sequence ATGGGAAAAATCATTGGAATAGACTTAGGTACTACAAACTCTTGTGTTGCCGTTTTTGAAGGTAACGAGCCGGTAGTAATCGCAAACAGCGAAGGCAAACGTACTACACCTTCTGTAATAGGTTTCGTTGAAGGTGGAGAGCGTAAGGTCGGTGATCCTGCAAAGCGTCAGGCTATCACTAACCCAAAGAACACTGTATACAGTATCAAACGTTTTATGGGCGAATCTTGGGATCAGACACAGAAAGAAGTAAAACGCGTTCCATTCAGCGTAGTAAACGAAGGTGGATATCCACGTGTTGATATCGACGGAAGAAAATATACTCCACAGGAAATTTCAGCTATGGTACTGCAGAAGATGAAAAAGACTGCAGAAGACTATCTAGGACAAGAAGTAACTGATGCTGTAATCACAGTGCCTGCATACTTCTCAGACTCTCAGCGTCAGGCTACTAAAGAAGCCGGACAGATTGCAGGTCTTAATGTTCGTCGTATTGTCAACGAGCCTACAGCTGCAGCTCTTGCTTATGGTGTAGACAAAGCTAATAAGGAAATGAAGATCGCAGTGTTCGACCTTGGTGGTGGTACATTCGATATATCTATTCTTGAATTTGGTGGTGGCGTATTCGAAGTTCTTTCTACTAATGGTGATACACACCTTGGTGGTGACGATTTCGACCAGGTAATCATCGACTGGCTTGTTCAGGAGTTCAAGAATGACGAAGGAGCAGACCTATCAAAGGATCCTATGGCAATGCAGCGTCTGAAAGAGGCAGCTGAAAAAGCAAAGATAGAGCTATCCAGTTCTACAAGCACAGAGATCAACCTGCCATACATCATGCCTGTAGGTGGTGTTCCAAAGCACTTGGTTAAGACTCTTACACGTGCTAAATTCGAGCAGTTGGCTCATGATTTGATACAAGCTTGTCTTGCACCTTGTCAGAAAGCCATATCAGATGCAAAACTTACAACAGCTGATATTGATGAAGTTATTCTAGTTGGTGGATCAAGCCGTATCCCTGCAGTACAGACATTGGTTAAGAACTACTTCGGCAAAGAGCCTTCTAAAGGTGTAAACCCAGACGAAGTTGTAGCAGTAGGTGCATCTATCCAAGGTGCCATCCTTAATAAAGAAGGTGGTGTAGGTGATATCGTATTATTGGATGTTACTCCTCTTACTCTCGGTATTGAGACAATGGGTGGTGTAATGACAAAACTTATCGACTCTAACTCTACAATTCCTTGCAAGAAGAGCGAAGTATTCTCTACAGCAGCTGATAACCAGACAGAAGTTACTATCCACGTACTACAGGGAGAGCGTCCAATGGCATCTCAGAATAAGAGCATTGGTCAGTTCAACCTTACAGGTATAGCTCCTGCACGCCGCGGAATTCCACAGATTGAAGTTACATTCGATATAGATGCCAACGGTATACTTAAAGTATCTGCCAAAGATAAGGCAACAGGTAAAGAGCAGGCCATCCGCATCGAGGCTTCTTCTGGCTTGAGCAAAGAAGAGATCGACCGCATGAAGGCTGAAGCAGACCAGAATGCAGACAACGATAAGAAAGAGCGTGAGAAGGTAGACAAGATGAACCAAGCTGACTCAATGATTTTCCAGACAGAGAATCAGTTGAAAGAAATTGGCGACAAGATACCGGCAGACAAGAAACCGGCTATCGAGCAAGCTCTACAGCAGCTGAAAGACGCTCATAAGAGTGGTGATGTTACAGCTATCGACACAGCCACAGCAGCTCTTAACGCAGCATGGCAGGAAGCCAGTGCACAGATGTATCAAGGTGGAGCTCAAGGAGCTCAGCAAGGTCCTGGCGCAGGTGCACAGGGTGATCCTAATGCAGGTGCAGGTCAGGCTCAAGGCAATGACAGTGCAAAGAGCGATGACAACATCCAGGATGCTGACTTCGAGGAAGTGAAATAA